Sequence from the Deltaproteobacteria bacterium genome:
AATGAGGTCGGCCTCATCATGACCGGCTACGCCTACGTCCTGAAGAGCGGGCAGTCCTTTCCCGACATGAACGGCATCCAGGACGACGATCACATCCCCGGATTTCAAAAGATGACCGGAGCGATCCATGAGGCCGGCGGCCGGGTGGCCATGCAGATTGCGCACTGCGGGGCCGCGTCAGAGACGACGGCTCGCACCGGCGGTGATTACCTGGCCGTCTCCCTGGTGGACAGGATGCCTGATTATGGCAAGAAAGCCCGGGAGATGAATGAGGAGGATATTGAGAACATCATCGAGGCCTTCGGACAGGCGGCCCGCCGGGTCCAGGAGGCCGGTTTCGACGGGGTGCAGATCCACGGGGCGCACGGCTATCTTGTCTCCCAGTTTCTATCTCCTGTCAGCAACCGGCGCAATGACAAATGGGGCGGCAGCCTTGAAAATCGTATGAGATTCGTCATTGAAGTCACCCGGGCCATAAAAAAAGAGGTGGGCCAGGACTTCCCGGTTATGATTAAACTCGGGGTGCGCGACTACCTTGAAGAAGGCCCTGGCCTGACCGTCGAGGAAGGGGCTGAGGTGGCCAAGGCTCTCGAAAAAGAGGGGGTCTGTTTCATCGAGATAAGCAATGGAATTCAGGATGCCGCGTTTCGGAATAAATTTGCCGGAATTACCTCACCGGAAAAGGAGGCCTACTACCTTCCTAGCGCCCGTGTTATTCGGGCCGCAGCCACGGTTCCTCTCAGCCTGGTCGGAGGCATGAGAAGCCTGCCGGTCATGGAGGAGATCATCCGGTCAGGCGTGGTTGATTGTATCTCCATGTGCCGGCCGCTGATCCGGGAGCCGGGGCTGATCAAGAGGTGGAAGGAAGGCGACACCCGGGCTGCGGATTGTATCTCCTGCTGGGGATGCTTTAATCTTGATGAACAAGGCAAGAGACACATTTACTGCCGCCAGTTGAAGAAAGATTAAAACACAAAGATTATGGATGATGCGCAGTTTCGCCAGCTGTTAGATCAACTCGGTCTATCCTGGGAAGGCTTTCGCAAGGTCAGAAAGGGGGTCAAGAAGCGCCTGCGCCGTCATATCCAGGAGCGGGGTTATCAAAGCAGTGAGGCCTACTTTGAGGCCCTTGGTTCAAATCATCATTTAAGGGAAGAGTGCGAGCGCCTGATGACCGTTTCCATCAGCCGCTTTTTTCGCGACCGATATTTATGGCGCATCCTTGAAAATGAAATCTTACCGGCGGTCATTGAAAGGAAAGGTACGGTGAAAATCTGGTCAGCCGGCT
This genomic interval carries:
- a CDS encoding NADH:flavin oxidoreductase, with translation MSVLFEPVKIGTLEIKNRFVRSATYYALSDADGFIGQASIDLLKTLAANEVGLIMTGYAYVLKSGQSFPDMNGIQDDDHIPGFQKMTGAIHEAGGRVAMQIAHCGAASETTARTGGDYLAVSLVDRMPDYGKKAREMNEEDIENIIEAFGQAARRVQEAGFDGVQIHGAHGYLVSQFLSPVSNRRNDKWGGSLENRMRFVIEVTRAIKKEVGQDFPVMIKLGVRDYLEEGPGLTVEEGAEVAKALEKEGVCFIEISNGIQDAAFRNKFAGITSPEKEAYYLPSARVIRAAATVPLSLVGGMRSLPVMEEIIRSGVVDCISMCRPLIREPGLIKRWKEGDTRAADCISCWGCFNLDEQGKRHIYCRQLKKD